The DNA window CGATGCCGGCGAAGGGGGCTCGCACCATCGTGTGCGCAAACTGGCGCGCGGCCTCATCGCGCGCGGCCAAAGCATCCTTGTATCGCGGATGATCCTCGATCGGCGCGTCGGGGTCGCCGTTGAGGTTGGCGGCGAGGCCGACGAGTTGCTGCTGCAGCGAGGCGAGCTTTTGCTGCGAGTTCTGCAGCGTATTGCGGGCGGCGTCGAAGGTGGCCCTTGGGGTAAAATTGTTGGCGATTAATTGCTCCTGGCGCTGGAAGTTGACGTTGTTGAAATCGACATCTTTCTGTGCCTGTTCAACCTGGGCCTGCATGTTGCGGTAACTGGCCTGGAGCGCGACGAGATCATTGCGCGTATTTCCGACCTGGGCCTCGGCGCGATCCAGCGCCAGTTGAAATTGCAGAGGATCGAGCTTGAACAAGACGTCGCCCTTGGCGACCTTTTGATTGTCGTGCACCAATACCTGCGTGACGATGCCGGAGACGTCGGTTGACAATCCGACCGTGTCGGCTTGCACATAGGCGTTGTCCGTCGACATGGTTGCACCGCCCGTCACATAAAAATATCCGCCGACAACGAGCGCCACGGGCAACAACGCGAACATTAACGGCCGACGCAACGATTTCTTCGACGTAACGGAACTGGCCGCCGCAAGGGGGTGA is part of the Bradyrhizobium erythrophlei genome and encodes:
- a CDS encoding HlyD family secretion protein translates to MANPSEIEPNIHSADSVPSGPRLPDDKVYRLTRRLPEARGPGTGESAEPESKVGPDDRKSEVRPSAEPLHPLAAASSVTSKKSLRRPLMFALLPVALVVGGYFYVTGGATMSTDNAYVQADTVGLSTDVSGIVTQVLVHDNQKVAKGDVLFKLDPLQFQLALDRAEAQVGNTRNDLVALQASYRNMQAQVEQAQKDVDFNNVNFQRQEQLIANNFTPRATFDAARNTLQNSQQKLASLQQQLVGLAANLNGDPDAPIEDHPRYKDALAARDEAARQFAHTMVRAPFAGIVTNVPSLQPGQYLAAAATAFNIVSTDHVWVQASPKETELTYVKPKQKVTVDVDTYPGERWTGTVDSISPASASSFSLLPAENTSGNWVKVVQRVPMRILVNNVPGKPPLRVGMSVEVNVDTGHARGFPSFITDLFGSGS